The Thioalkalivibrio sulfidiphilus HL-EbGr7 genome includes a window with the following:
- the proB gene encoding glutamate 5-kinase, which yields MTQTRQQLGKARRWIIKIGSALLTNEGRGLDHEALAGWAEQIARLRASGREVVLVSSGAVAEGMSRLGWTTRPHALHELQAAAAVGQMGLVQAYESIFQRHGLRAAQVLLTHDDLSNRRRYLNARSTLRTLLALGVIPVVNENDTVATDEIRFGDNDTLAALVGNLTEAQVLVILTDQKGLFDRDPRAHADAQLVSEGLAMDPELLKLAAPTFGQLGRGGMATKLHAAARAARSGAYTLIASGREPRVLERIAEGEQIGTLLCPDKEPLAARKQWIAGQLIAKGELILDTGATKVLREAGRSLLPVGVTHVKGEFSRGDVVTCVDPDGRPVARGLVNYSADEARRIMKHRADEIEGILGYVDEPELIHRDNLVLL from the coding sequence ATGACGCAGACACGGCAACAGCTGGGTAAGGCCCGCCGCTGGATCATCAAGATCGGCAGCGCCCTGCTCACCAACGAGGGACGCGGCCTGGACCACGAGGCCCTGGCCGGCTGGGCGGAACAGATCGCGCGCCTGCGCGCCTCGGGCCGGGAAGTGGTGCTGGTGTCCTCCGGCGCCGTGGCCGAGGGCATGAGCCGCCTGGGCTGGACCACCCGGCCCCACGCCCTGCACGAACTGCAGGCCGCCGCCGCCGTGGGCCAGATGGGCCTGGTGCAGGCCTACGAGAGTATCTTCCAGCGCCACGGCCTGCGCGCCGCCCAGGTGCTGCTCACCCACGACGACCTCTCCAACCGCCGCCGCTATCTCAATGCCCGCAGCACCCTGCGCACCCTGCTGGCCCTGGGAGTGATCCCGGTGGTAAACGAGAACGACACCGTGGCCACCGACGAGATCCGCTTCGGCGACAACGACACCCTGGCCGCCCTGGTGGGCAACCTCACCGAGGCCCAGGTGCTGGTGATCCTCACCGACCAGAAGGGCCTGTTCGACCGCGACCCCCGCGCCCACGCCGATGCCCAGCTGGTCTCCGAGGGCCTGGCCATGGACCCGGAACTGCTGAAACTGGCCGCCCCCACCTTCGGCCAGCTGGGCCGGGGCGGCATGGCCACCAAGCTGCACGCCGCCGCCCGCGCGGCCCGCTCCGGCGCCTACACCCTGATCGCCTCGGGCCGTGAGCCCCGGGTGCTGGAACGCATCGCCGAGGGTGAGCAGATCGGCACCCTGCTGTGCCCCGACAAGGAACCTCTGGCCGCCCGCAAGCAGTGGATCGCCGGCCAGCTGATCGCCAAGGGCGAGCTGATCCTGGACACTGGCGCCACCAAGGTGTTGCGCGAGGCCGGGCGCAGCCTGCTGCCCGTGGGCGTGACCCACGTGAAGGGGGAGTTCTCCCGGGGCGACGTGGTCACCTGCGTGGACCCGGACGGCCGCCCCGTGGCCCGGGGCCTGGTGAACTATTCCGCCGACGAGGCCCGGCGCATCATGAAACACCGGGCGGACGAGATAGAGGGGATACTGGGGTATGTGGACGAGCCAGAATTGATCCACAGAGACAACTTGGTCCTGCTTTAA
- a CDS encoding DsrE family protein, whose product MSYPLQGRRPVPFPQTYRWLAALLVITVCLWAWPLGEARAFGAEAKVVYHVDFADPGRVSAMITNISNMATHYDSQLRDYDIRIVFLSHGVRFVTDEDLEGTPFAADAELKERRENLRGRLMGLVNGHGVKLELCDLTRQAINLGADKLYDSVELVSSGVVRIVELQDEGFRYLKVE is encoded by the coding sequence ATGTCTTACCCCCTGCAGGGGCGTCGCCCCGTGCCCTTTCCCCAGACCTACCGCTGGCTCGCCGCCCTGCTGGTCATCACCGTCTGCCTGTGGGCATGGCCCCTTGGCGAGGCCCGGGCCTTCGGGGCCGAGGCCAAGGTGGTCTACCACGTGGACTTCGCCGACCCCGGACGGGTCAGCGCCATGATCACCAACATCTCCAACATGGCCACACACTACGACAGCCAGCTGCGGGACTACGACATCCGCATCGTGTTCCTGTCCCATGGCGTGCGTTTCGTCACCGATGAGGATCTCGAGGGCACCCCCTTCGCCGCGGACGCCGAGCTCAAGGAACGCCGCGAGAACCTGCGCGGCCGCCTCATGGGCCTGGTCAACGGCCACGGCGTGAAGCTGGAACTGTGCGACCTCACCCGCCAGGCCATCAACCTGGGCGCCGACAAGCTCTACGACAGCGTCGAGCTCGTGTCCTCCGGCGTGGTGCGCATCGTGGAGCTCCAGGACGAGGGCTTCCGCTACCTGAAGGTGGAATGA
- a CDS encoding DsrE family protein, with the protein MALLILALATAFTLPQARADAEAKVMYHADFSDPRRFSAMLTSIHNMVNHYENNFIDADVRIIFVSHGIRFITDNPLEGSPFAEDERLKEERDNLRGRLVSLVNMNGVKLELCDITRSAVQLASDELYDSVELVPSGVVRIAQLQNEEGFAYIKIE; encoded by the coding sequence ATGGCCCTGCTGATCCTGGCCCTGGCGACCGCCTTCACCCTGCCCCAGGCCCGTGCGGATGCCGAGGCCAAGGTGATGTACCACGCAGACTTCTCCGACCCGCGCCGCTTCAGCGCCATGCTCACCAGCATCCACAACATGGTGAACCACTACGAGAACAACTTCATCGATGCCGACGTACGCATCATCTTCGTCTCCCACGGCATCCGTTTCATCACCGACAACCCCCTGGAGGGCAGCCCCTTTGCCGAGGATGAGCGCCTGAAGGAGGAACGGGACAACCTGCGCGGACGGCTCGTGAGCCTGGTGAACATGAACGGCGTGAAGCTCGAGCTCTGCGACATCACCCGCAGCGCCGTGCAGCTGGCCAGCGACGAGCTCTACGACAGCGTGGAACTGGTGCCCTCCGGCGTGGTGCGCATCGCCCAGCTGCAGAACGAGGAAGGCTTCGCCTACATCAAGATCGAATAA
- the ribF gene encoding bifunctional riboflavin kinase/FAD synthetase, with product MELIRGAHNLRPRHRGTVATIGNFDGLHLGHQAVLGQLAEKAAELGLPTTVISFEPLPREYFLGDKAPPRLQRFRDKFLALRRFSVDRLLCLRFDRRLAEQEASAFVEDLLAERLGVKYLVVGDDFRFGRKRSGDFQLLRELGQRHGFHVARMHSFQVDGARVSSTRIREALAAGDMDTAQKLLGRPYRLNGRVAHGDKRGRTIGFPTANLRMGPRPLAVRGVYAVEVFGLNGDPVRGVANVGTRPTVGGLENRLEVHLFDVDADLYGRVLHVDLLARIREEQRFESLDALKAQIARDAQQARQFFGT from the coding sequence ATGGAACTCATACGGGGCGCTCACAATCTGCGGCCGCGGCACCGGGGCACGGTGGCCACCATCGGCAACTTCGATGGGCTGCACCTGGGCCATCAGGCGGTGCTGGGTCAGTTGGCGGAGAAGGCCGCGGAGCTGGGCCTGCCCACCACGGTGATCAGCTTCGAACCCCTGCCCCGGGAGTATTTCCTGGGCGACAAGGCCCCGCCCCGGTTGCAGCGTTTCCGGGACAAGTTCCTGGCCCTGCGCCGCTTCTCCGTGGACCGGCTGCTGTGCCTGCGCTTCGACCGCAGGCTGGCCGAACAGGAGGCGAGCGCCTTCGTCGAGGACCTGCTGGCCGAGCGGCTCGGGGTGAAGTACCTGGTGGTGGGCGATGACTTCCGCTTCGGCCGCAAGCGCAGCGGGGACTTCCAGCTGCTACGGGAACTGGGCCAGCGTCACGGCTTTCACGTGGCCCGCATGCACAGCTTCCAGGTGGACGGCGCGCGGGTGAGCAGCACCCGCATCCGCGAGGCCCTGGCCGCTGGCGACATGGACACCGCCCAGAAACTCCTGGGCCGCCCCTATCGCCTCAACGGGCGCGTGGCCCACGGCGACAAGCGAGGCCGGACCATCGGCTTTCCGACCGCCAACCTGCGCATGGGGCCGAGGCCGCTGGCGGTGCGCGGGGTCTACGCGGTGGAGGTGTTCGGCCTGAACGGCGATCCGGTGCGCGGCGTTGCCAACGTGGGCACGCGACCCACCGTGGGCGGGCTGGAGAACCGCCTGGAGGTGCACCTGTTCGATGTCGACGCAGACCTCTACGGGCGCGTCCTGCACGTGGACCTGCTGGCCCGCATCCGGGAGGAGCAGCGTTTCGAGTCCCTGGATGCCCTCAAGGCCCAGATCGCCCGGGACGCGCAACAGGCGAGACAGTTTTTCGGCACATAG
- the rpsT gene encoding 30S ribosomal protein S20, translating to MANIASARKRARQAEKNRQHNMALRSRFRTSVKKVLKAVVAGDKEAAQAALKAAVPVIDGTVNKGLIHKNKAARHKSRLNARVKAM from the coding sequence TTGGCTAACATCGCATCTGCCCGCAAGCGTGCCCGCCAGGCCGAGAAGAACCGTCAGCACAACATGGCGCTTCGTTCCCGTTTCCGCACCTCCGTGAAGAAGGTGCTGAAGGCCGTCGTGGCCGGTGACAAGGAGGCCGCCCAGGCCGCCCTGAAGGCCGCCGTGCCCGTGATCGACGGCACCGTGAACAAGGGCCTGATCCATAAGAACAAGGCCGCCCGTCACAAGAGCCGCTTGAACGCTCGCGTCAAGGCGATGTAA
- the murJ gene encoding murein biosynthesis integral membrane protein MurJ: MSRLLKSTAVVSAMTLISRLFGYLRDMVLAISFGATGSTDAFFVAFRIPNFLRRLFAEGAFSQAFVPVFAEYKEQRGREALKDLLDHTAGALTLILFIVTAIGMLAAPLLILVFAPGFAGEDNGRQVLAADMLRITFPYLLFISLTAMAGGILNSVGRFAVPAFTPVFLNLSLIAAALWGAPYFEEPVKALAWGVFVAGAAQLLFQFPFLARQGLLPRPRFKKAHEGVKKITRLMLPAIFGSSVVQINLLVDTLIASFLVAGSISWLYFSDRFVELPLALFGIAIATVILPRLSREHAARTPEAFNNTLDWALKLTLVVAVPAMLGLIFLAGPILASLIQYREFTAFDTTMAAMSLMAYAAGLPAFMLIKILAPGYYSRQDTRTPVKIGIIAMLANMVLNVAIVVPWVMLDLPGPHAGLALATGLSALLNAGLLFRGLRRDGHYRPHPGWRAFLMQVAVAALVMSLALWFATPALEDWGQWPAMERVTRLLGLIALGSAAYGATLLALGVRPRQFLMR; encoded by the coding sequence ATGAGCCGCCTGCTGAAATCCACCGCCGTGGTGAGCGCCATGACGCTCATCTCCCGGCTGTTCGGCTATCTGCGGGACATGGTGCTGGCCATCAGCTTCGGCGCCACCGGCTCCACCGACGCCTTCTTCGTCGCCTTTCGCATCCCCAACTTCCTGCGCCGGCTGTTCGCCGAGGGGGCCTTCTCCCAGGCCTTCGTGCCGGTGTTCGCCGAGTACAAGGAACAGCGCGGCCGCGAGGCACTCAAGGACCTGCTGGATCACACCGCCGGGGCGCTCACGCTGATCCTGTTTATCGTCACGGCCATCGGCATGCTGGCCGCGCCGCTGCTGATCCTGGTGTTCGCTCCGGGCTTCGCCGGCGAGGACAACGGCCGTCAGGTACTGGCCGCCGACATGTTGCGCATCACCTTCCCCTACCTGCTGTTCATCTCCCTGACCGCCATGGCCGGCGGCATCCTGAACAGCGTGGGACGCTTCGCGGTGCCGGCCTTCACGCCGGTGTTCCTGAATCTCTCGCTGATCGCCGCGGCGCTCTGGGGTGCGCCCTACTTCGAGGAGCCGGTGAAGGCCCTGGCCTGGGGCGTGTTCGTGGCCGGCGCCGCGCAGCTTTTGTTCCAGTTCCCCTTCCTGGCCCGCCAGGGGCTGCTGCCCCGGCCCAGGTTCAAGAAGGCGCACGAGGGGGTGAAGAAGATCACCCGGCTCATGCTGCCGGCCATCTTTGGTTCCTCGGTGGTGCAGATCAACCTGCTGGTGGACACCCTGATCGCCTCCTTCCTGGTGGCCGGCTCCATCAGCTGGCTGTACTTCTCCGATCGCTTCGTGGAACTGCCGCTCGCCCTGTTCGGCATCGCCATCGCCACGGTGATCCTGCCGCGCCTGTCCCGGGAACATGCCGCCAGGACCCCCGAGGCCTTCAACAACACCCTGGACTGGGCCCTGAAACTGACCCTGGTGGTGGCCGTGCCCGCCATGCTGGGACTGATCTTCCTGGCCGGGCCGATCCTCGCGAGCCTGATCCAGTACCGGGAGTTCACCGCCTTCGACACCACCATGGCGGCCATGTCGCTCATGGCCTATGCCGCCGGCCTGCCCGCCTTCATGCTCATCAAGATCCTGGCCCCGGGCTATTACTCCCGCCAGGACACCAGGACCCCGGTGAAGATCGGCATCATCGCCATGCTGGCCAACATGGTCCTGAACGTCGCCATCGTGGTGCCCTGGGTGATGCTGGACCTGCCCGGACCCCACGCCGGCCTGGCGCTGGCCACCGGCCTGTCCGCCCTGCTCAATGCCGGGCTGCTGTTCCGGGGCCTGAGGCGGGACGGCCATTACCGCCCCCACCCCGGCTGGCGCGCCTTCCTGATGCAGGTCGCCGTGGCGGCCCTGGTCATGAGCCTCGCCCTGTGGTTTGCCACCCCGGCCCTGGAGGACTGGGGCCAGTGGCCCGCCATGGAACGCGTCACGCGCCTCCTGGGCCTGATCGCCCTGGGCTCGGCCGCCTACGGGGCCACCCTGCTGGCCCTCGGTGTGCGCCCCCGACAGTTCCTGATGCGCTGA
- the cgtA gene encoding Obg family GTPase CgtA, with protein MKFVDEATIKVKAGDGGNGCVSFRREKFVPFGGPDGGDGGDGGSVYLVATHDLNTLADFRFQRHYEAQRGENGSGRNMTGASGADLEVPVPVGTLAYDAETEELIGDLVEHGQRLLVAQGGFHGLGNTRYKTSTNRAPRQSKPGTPGELRVLRLELKLLADVGLLGLPNAGKSTLITQVSGARPKIADYPFTTLYPGLGVVRVGPLQSFVMADIPGLIEGAAEGAGLGIQFLKHLSRTRLLLHLVDVAPADPAEDPVAAVHTIEAELQQFSEDLASRPRWLVLNKIDLIAPDERESFTKELVARLGWEGPVYAISAATGEACESLMQAIMKYLEEAQSHDADTATAG; from the coding sequence ATGAAATTCGTCGACGAAGCCACCATCAAGGTCAAAGCCGGGGACGGCGGCAACGGTTGCGTGAGCTTCCGTCGCGAGAAGTTCGTGCCCTTCGGCGGCCCGGACGGCGGTGACGGCGGCGACGGCGGCAGCGTCTACCTGGTCGCCACCCACGACCTCAACACCCTGGCGGACTTCCGCTTCCAGCGCCATTACGAGGCCCAGCGGGGCGAGAACGGCTCCGGACGCAACATGACCGGCGCCTCCGGCGCGGACCTGGAAGTCCCCGTGCCCGTGGGCACCCTCGCCTACGACGCCGAGACCGAAGAGCTGATCGGCGACCTGGTGGAGCACGGCCAGCGCCTGCTGGTGGCCCAGGGCGGCTTCCACGGCCTGGGCAACACCCGCTACAAGACCTCCACCAACCGCGCCCCGCGCCAGTCCAAGCCCGGCACCCCCGGAGAACTGCGCGTGCTGCGCCTGGAACTCAAGCTGCTGGCGGACGTGGGCCTGCTGGGTCTGCCCAATGCCGGCAAGTCCACCCTGATCACCCAGGTCTCCGGCGCCCGGCCCAAGATCGCCGACTACCCCTTCACGACCCTCTACCCGGGCCTGGGCGTGGTGCGCGTGGGCCCGCTGCAGAGCTTCGTGATGGCAGACATCCCGGGGCTCATCGAGGGGGCCGCCGAGGGCGCGGGCCTGGGCATCCAGTTCCTCAAGCACCTGTCCCGCACCCGGCTGCTGCTGCACCTGGTGGACGTGGCCCCGGCCGACCCCGCCGAGGACCCGGTCGCGGCGGTGCACACCATCGAGGCGGAACTGCAGCAGTTCAGCGAGGACCTGGCCAGCCGCCCCCGCTGGCTGGTGCTCAACAAGATCGACCTGATCGCCCCCGACGAACGCGAATCCTTCACCAAGGAACTGGTGGCGCGGCTCGGCTGGGAAGGCCCCGTCTACGCCATCTCGGCGGCCACCGGCGAGGCTTGTGAATCCCTGATGCAGGCCATCATGAAATATCTCGAAGAAGCCCAAAGCCATGACGCAGACACGGCAACAGCTGGGTAA